A stretch of the Hydra vulgaris chromosome 09, alternate assembly HydraT2T_AEP genome encodes the following:
- the LOC136085329 gene encoding uncharacterized protein LOC136085329 → MWIAISDRGMSEPLFRTSKAVAINSSIYINECLEKQLLPFIHKYHRDFNYLFWPDLASSHYSKDSLNWMDQYVYYIDKESNPPNVPQARPIKNFWGHLAQKVYEGDWQASTEQVLIDRIKLKLQEIDLNFLQSHMKGVRAKLRSIADGGVFSYKK, encoded by the coding sequence atgtggATAGCCATATCTGACCGTGGTATGTCCGAGCCATTGTTTCGCACCTCCAAGGCTGTAGCGATCAATTCATCaatctatattaatgaatgttTAGAAAAACAACTTCTTCCATTTATTCACAAGTATCATAGagactttaattatttattttggcCAGATTTAGCAAGTTCTCATTATTCTAAAGATTCTCTAAATTGGATGGACCAATATGTCTATTACATTGATAAAGAATCCAATCCCCCGAATGTGCCTCAAGCAcgaccaattaaaaatttttggggACATTTGGCACAGAAGGTTTACGAGGGAGATTGGCAAGCTTCAACAGAGCAAGTTTTGATTGATCGTATTAAACTAAAACTACAAGAAattgatttaaactttttacagtCGCATATGAAAGGTGTCAGAGCAAAATTGAGATCAATTGCAGATGGTGgtgttttttcatataaaaaataa